From the Rhizomicrobium palustre genome, the window GGTTCACCCCGACCTGCTCGCAATACGCGATCGAGGCCTTAAGGGTTCACGGACCGCTAAAAGGCCTGTATTTGACCGCCCGCCGGCTGTCCCGTTGCCATCCCATCAGGTGGCTTGGCGGCAGTCACGGGTTTGATCCCGTTCCACCACGTTCCACCGA encodes:
- the yidD gene encoding membrane protein insertion efficiency factor YidD — its product is MLKSALEAVRRIAVALLIAPIRFYRYFISPMFPPACRFTPTCSQYAIEALRVHGPLKGLYLTARRLSRCHPIRWLGGSHGFDPVPPRSTE